In Arachis stenosperma cultivar V10309 chromosome 1, arast.V10309.gnm1.PFL2, whole genome shotgun sequence, one DNA window encodes the following:
- the LOC130967685 gene encoding plasma membrane ATPase 4, whose amino-acid sequence MAAITLEEIKNETVDLERIPIEEVFQQLKCSREGLSSDEGANRLQIFGPNKLEEKKESKLLKFLGFMWNPLSWVMEAAAIMAIALANGDSKPPDWQDFVGIICLLFINSTISFIEENNAGNAAAALMAGLAPKTKVLRGGKWSEEEAAILVPGDIISIKLGDIVPADARLLEGDPLKIDQSALTGESLPVTKNPGDEVFSGSTCKQGEIEAVVIATGVHTFFGKAAHLVDSTNQVGHFQKVLTAIGNFCICSIAVGMLAEIIVMYPIQHRKYRDGIDNLLVLLIGGIPIAMPTVLSVTMAIGSHRLSQQGAITKRMTAIEEMAGMDVLCSDKTGTLTLNKLSVDRNLIEVFAKGVDKEHVILLAARASRTENQDAIDAAIVGMLADPKEARAGIREVHFLPFNPVDKRTALTYIDSDGNWHRASKGAPEQIIALCNLREDAKKRCHAIIDKFADRGLRSLAVARQEVPERTKESAGGPWQFVGLLPLFDPPRHDSAETIRQALNLGVNVKMITGDQLAIAKETGRRLGMGTNMYPSASLLGQDKDASIAALPVEELIEKADGFAGVFPEHKYEIVKKLQERKHICGMTGDGVNDAPALKKADIGIAVADATDAARSASDIVLTEPGLSVIVSAVLTSRAIFQRMKNYTIYAVSITIRIVFGFMLIALIWKFDFSPFMVLIIAILNDGTIMTISKDRVKPSPLPDSWKLQEIFATGTVLGSYLALMTVIFFWAMKETSFFPDKFGVRHLSHDEMMSALYLQVSIVSQALIFVTRSRSWSFVERPGLLLVSAFIIAQLIATIIAVYADWGFAKVKGIGWGWAGVIWLYSVVFYIPLDFMKFAIRYILSGKAWVNLLENKTAFTTKKDYGKEEREAQWALAQRTLHGLQPPDTSGIFNEKNSYRELSEIAEQAKRRAEVARLRELHTLKGHVESVVKLKGLDIDTIQQHYTV is encoded by the exons ATGGCGGCAATCACCCTAGAGGAGATCAAGAACGAGACTGTTGATTTG GAGCGTATTCCTATTGAGGAAGTGTTCCAGCAACTGAAATGTTCGAGAGAAGGTTTGTCATCGGACGAAGGAGCCAATCGGCTTCAAATATTTGGCCCAAACAAGCTAGAAGAGAAGAAG GAAAGCAAACTCCTCAAGTTTCTTGGGTTCATGTGGAATCCCCTGTCATGGGTCATGGAAGCTGCAGCTATCATGGCTATTGCACTTGCAAATGGTGATAGCAAGCCTCCGGATTGGCAAGATTTCGTTGGTATCATTTGCTTGTTGTTTATTAACTCCACCATCAGTTTCATTGAAGAAAACAATGCTGGAAATGCTGCTGCTGCTCTTATGGCTGGACTTGCTCCCAAGACTAAG GTCCTTAGAGGTGGAAAATGGTCTGAGGAAGAAGCAGCAATTCTGGTCCCTGGAGACATCATTAGCATCAAACTAGGTGATATCGTTCCTGCTGATGCTCGTCTTCTTGAGGGTGATCCTTTAAAGATCGATCAATCCGCTCTTACCGGAGAGTCCCTTCCAGTCACCAAGAATCCAGGGGATGAGGTTTTCTCTGGCTCAACTTGTAAACAAGGTGAAATTGAAGCCGTCGTCATTGCAACTGGTGTCCACACATTCTTTGGCAAGGCAGCACACCTTGTGGATAGCACCAACCAAGTTGGACACTTTCAGAAGGTTCTCACAGCAATTGGAAACTTCTGCATATGTTCCATTGCTGTTGGTATGTTGGCTGAGATCATAGTCATGTACCCTATTCAGCATCGCAAATATAGAGATGGAATTGACAACCTGTTGGTCCTCTTGATTGGTGGAATCCCCATTGCTATGCCAACTGTGTTGTCTGTCACAATGGCCATTGGCTCTCACAGGCTCTCTCAGCAGGGTGCTATCACCAAGCGTATGACTGCCATTGAAGAAATGGCCGGCATGGATGTCCTCTGCAGTGACAAGACTGGGACACTCACCCTGAACAAGCTGAGCGTTGACAGGAACTTGATTGAGGTTTTTGCAAAGGGTGTGGACAAGGAACATGTTATCCTTCTTGCTGCAAGGGCTTCCAGGACTGAAAACCAGGATGCAATAGATGCTGCCATTGTTGGAATGCTTGCCGACCCAAAAGAG GCAAGGGCTGGGATAAGAGAGGTGCATTTCTTGCCATTCAATCCAGTTGACAAGAGAACAGCTTTGACTTACATCGATTCTGATGGAAATTGGCACAGGGCAAGCAAAGGTGCTCCTGAGCAG ATCATTGCCTTGTGTAACCTTAGGGAAGATGCTAAGAAAAGGTGCCATGCTATTATTGACAAGTTTGCAGACAGAGGGCTTCGTTCGCTCGCTGTTGCTAGACAG GAAGTTCCAGAGAGAACAAAGGAAAGTGCCGGTGGTCCATGGCAGTTTGTTGGTTTGTTGCCACTATTTGATCCCCCAAGACATGATAGTGCTGAGACTATCCGACAAGCTCTTAACCTCGGCGTAAATGTCAAGATGATTACTGGTGATCAACTTGCCATTGCTAAGGAGACCGGCCGGAGGCTTGGGATGGGAACAAATATGTATCCGTCTGCTTCCTTACTTGGTCAAGACAAGGATGCAAGTATTGCTGCACTTCCAGTGGAAGAGCTGATTGAGAAGGCTGATGGATTTGCTGGAGTATTTCCAG AGCACAAATATGAAATTGTCAAAAAGTTACAAGAGAGGAAACACATTTGTGGAATGACCGGAGATGGTGTCAATGATGCTCCTGCTTTGAAGAAGGCTGATATTGGAATTGCTGTTGCTGATGCCACTGATGCTGCAAGAAGTGCTTCTGATATTGTCTTGACTGAACCAGGATTGAGTGTTATTGTTAGTGCAGTCTTAACCAGCAGAGCTATTTTCCAAAGAATGAAGAACTATACG ATCTATGCAGTATCTATCACCATCCGTATAGTG TTTGGCTTCATGCTCATTGCACTTATCTGGAAGTTCGACTTCTCGCCTTTCATGGTTTTGATCATTGCCATTCTAAATGATG GAACAATAATGACAATTTCGAAGGATCGTGTGAAGCCATCTCCCTTGCCTGACAGCTGGAAACTGCAAGAAATATTCGCCACTGGGACTGTTCTTGGAAGTTACTTGGCATTGATGACTGTCATATTCTTCTGGGCAATGAAAGAAACTAGCTTCTTCCCT GACAAATTTGGAGTTAGACACCTTAGTCATGATGAAATGATGTCTGCCCTATATCTACAAGTCAGTATTGTTAGCCAGGCTTTGATCTTTGTAACTCGTTCACGCAGCTGGTCTTTCGTTGAACGCCCCGGATTGTTATTGGTCTCTGCTTTTATTATTGCTCAGCTG ATTGCTACAATCATAGCAGTATATGCGGATTGGGGATTCGCAAAGGTGAAAGGAATTGGTTGGGGTTGGGCTGGAGTCATCTGGCTCTACAGTGTTGTCTTCTATATTCCTCTGGACTTCATGAAGTTCGCCATCCGCTACATCTTGAGCGGCAAGGCTTGGGTAAATCTGCTAGAAAATAAG ACTGCCTTCACCACCAAGAAAGACTATGGTAAGGAAGAGAGGGAAGCTCAGTGGGCTCTTGCTCAGAGGACTCTGCATGGTCTTCAACCACCGGATACTTCCGGCATCTTCAATGAGAAGAATAGTTATAGGGAACTCTCCGAGATTGCCGAGCAAGCCAAGAGAAGAGCCGAAGTTGCAAG GCTTCGTGAGCTTCACACACTAAAGGGACATGTTGAGTCAGTGGTGAAGCTAAAAGGTTTGGACATTGATACAATCCAACAGCACTATACTGTCTGA
- the LOC130968024 gene encoding aluminum-activated malate transporter 8-like, with translation MSSTIILSSPPVPLSILHFLSFPCGTLSKGVNRGCATLLAGVLGVGGHHLATAFGKKGEPIVLGALVFILGKRRTSCEAKGMKMVSGCKKEKKKKQ, from the exons ATGTCTTCCACCATAATCTTGTCTTCTCCTCCTGTTCCACTCTCAATCTTGCATTTTTTATCCTTTCCAT GTGGAACTCTTAGCAAGGGTGTAAACAGAGGATGTGCGACACTATTAGCTGGTGTTTTAGGGGTTGGAGGTCATCATTTAGCTACTGCTTTTGGAAAAAAGGGAGAACCCATTGTCCTTGGAGCCCTTGTTTTCATTCTAg GGAAAAGAAGAACTTCCTGTGAAGCAAAAGGAATGAAGATGGTAAGTGGAtgcaaaaaggagaaaaagaaaaaacagtaA
- the LOC130968015 gene encoding lysine--tRNA ligase, translated as MASPPPSSSEAAAPTPTPSPSAATAQALGGELSKNALKRELKIRQKEEERKRKEEEKAKKAAETQNAQANKPASADDEDMDPTQYLENRLKYLAAQKAEGINPYPHKFSVTMSISQYIDKYESLEKGEHLEDVSVSLSGRVMVKRPSGSKLVFYDLHGGGFKVQVIADASKSDLGEAGFSKFHSNVKRGDIVGVTGFPGKSKRGELSIFPKTFVVLSHCLHMMPRQKSAAAAADANLMKDPWVPGKTRNPETYILKDQETRYRMRHLDLMLNPEVREIFKTRSKIIAYIRRFLDNLDFLEVETPMMNMIAGGAAARPFVTHHNELNMRLFMRIAPELYLKELVVGGLDRVYEIGKQFRNEGIDLTHNPEFTTCEFYMAYMDYNDVMGITEQMLSGMVKELTKGSYKIKYHANGIDKDPIEIDFTPPFRRIDMIEGLEKMAGLSIPKDLAGEEANKYLRDACLRYEIKCPPPETTARLLDKLVGHFLEETCVNPTFIINHPEIMSPLAKWHRSKPGLTERFELFVNKHELCNAYTELNDPVVQRQRFAEQLKDRQSGDDEAMALDETFCTALEYGLPPTGGWGLGIDRLTMLLTDSQNIKEVLLFPAMKPQD; from the exons ATGGCATCTCCTCCTCCTTCATCGTCGGAGGCCGCAGCTCCAACTCCAACTCCTTCTCCGTCGGCGGCCACAGCTCAAGCTCTCGGCGGCGAGCTAAGCAAGAA TGCATTAAAGCGTGAACTGAAGATCAGacagaaagaagaagagagaaagcgCAAGGAGGAAGAGAAGGCCAAAAAG GCAGCAGAAACTCAAAATGCTCAAGCTAACAAGCCTGCATCTGCTGATGATGAAGATATGGACCCCACT CAATACCTTGAGAACAGGCTCAAGTACCTTGCAGCTCAGAAGGCTGAAGGGATTAACCCATACCCGCACAAGTTCTCTGTGACCATGTCAATTAGTCAATACATTGACAAATACGAATCATTGGAAAAGGGGGAGCACCTTGAAGATGTCTCTGTCTCTTTGTCTG GCCGGGTCATGGTTAAACGCCCTTCGGGCTCCAAGCTTGTCTTTTATGACTTGCATGGTGGCGGCTTTAAGGTCCAGGTTATCGCTGATGCAAG TAAATCTGACTTGGGTGAGGCCGGATTTTCCAAATTCCATTCTAATGTCAAACGTGGTGATATTGTTGGTGTTACTGGGTTTCCAG GGAAGAGTAAGAGGGGAGAGCTCAGTATTTTCCCCAAGACATTTGTAGTGCTGTCTCATTGTCTTCATATGATGCCAAGGCAAAAatctgctgctgctgctgcagATGCAAATTTGATG AAAGATCCATGGGTACCAGGAAAAACTAGGAATCCCGAAACATACATCTTGAAGGATCAG GAAACAAGATATCGTATGCGCCACTTGGATTTAATGCTGAATCCAGAGGTCCGAGAGATATTTAAGACCAGATCTAAAATCATAGCTTACATCAGGAGGTTCCTAGATAACCTTGATTTTTTGGAG GTTGAAACACCTATGATGAATATGATTGCTGGTGGAGCAGCAGCTCGTCCATTTGTCACTCATCACAATGAACTCAACATGAGATTATTCATGAGAATTGCTCCAGAACTTTATCTGAAGGAGCTGGTTGTTGGTGGCCTTGATCGTGTTTATGAAATTGGTAAACAGTTTAGAAATGAAGGTATAGATTTGACGCACAATCCAGAGTTCACTACATGTGAGTTTTATATGGCTTACATGGACTACAATGACGTAATGGGGATAACAGAGCAAATGTTGAGTG gTATGGTCAAGGAACTTACAAAAGGAAGCTATAAAATCAAATATCATGCGAACGGGATTGATAAGGATCCTATTGAAATAGACTTCACTCCACCTTTCAG AAGGATTGATATGATTGAGGGACTGGAGAAGATGGCAGGCCTAAGTATTCCTAAGGACTTGGCGGGTGAGGAAGCTAATAAATATCTGAGGGATGCTTGCTTGCGGTATGAAATTAAATGCCCTCCCCCGGAGACAACTGCTAGATTGTTGGATAAA CTCGTGGGTCACTTTTTGGAAGAAACGTGTGTCAATCCCACATTCATCATAAATCATCCTGAGATCATGAGTCCCTTAGCAAAGTGGCACAGATCTAAACCAGGCCTGACAGAACGATTTGAATTATTTGTGAACAAACATGAA CTCTGCAATGCATATACTGAGTTGAATGATCCTGTAGTACAACGTCAGAGATTTGCTGAACAATTGAAG GATCGGCAATCCGGTGATGATGAAGCAATGGCCTTAGATGAAACCTTCTGTACGGCTCTCGAGTATGGTCTGCCTCCAACTGGTGGTTGGGGTTTGGGGATTGATCGACTCACCATGTTGTTGACGGACTCGCAAAATATTAAG GAAGTTCTTCTTTTCCCTGCCATGAAACCTCAAGATTAA